The nucleotide window GCTCGTGCCAACACCTGGTATCACTCCTCCCTGGCGGACAAAATCAACGGCGCCGACCTCAATCCCGGCTTCGGCGACATCATCTCGCGCTTCAACTCCCTGATCGACGACGATCCGACCTGCCTCGGCGGGCGCGGCTGGTACTACGGCCTCGACAACGATGCCGGCAACGGCGTCGACTTCCTCAACGTCATCCTGCACGAGATGTCCCACGGCCTGGGCTTCTCCAACTTCACCAACGAGGCCACCGGCGCCTTCTTCCAGGGCCGTGACGACATCTACTCGGTGTTCACCCGCGACAACACGGCGGACCTCACTTGGGTCGAGATGGCGACCGACGCCGAGCGCGTCGCGTCGGCGATCAACGACGGCAACGTGGTGTGGACCGGTGAGGAGGTCAACTCCCGCGCCGACCGCTTTCTCGGCAACCGTCCGACCGTCGATGCCGGGGCCCTCGGGACCTTCGGCGCCCAGGCGGCGGCCTTTGGGCCGGCCCTCACCCTCGGCGGCACCACCGGTTCGGTAGTGCTCGCCGACGATGGCGTCGATCCGCGGACCGATGCCTGCGAGGCGATCACCAACGATCTCACCGGCGCCATCGCGTTGATCGATCGCGGCGGCTGCGGCTTCACCACCAAGGTGGCCAACGCCGAAGCGGCGGGCGCCATCGGCGCGATCGTCGCCAACAACGTCGCCGGCGGCCCGGCGCCGATGGGCGGGGCCGATCCAGGCATCGGGATTCCCTCGGTCGGCATCACCCTCGATCAGGGCGACCTGATCAAGGCCAACCTGCCGGGCGTCACCGTCACCCTCGGTCTCGACCCCAACCTGCTGTCCGGTGCCGATGACGACGGCCGGGTGCGTCTCTACGCGCCGACCACCGTCTCCCTCGGCTCGTCGATCTCCCACTGGGACACGGTGGCCTCCCCGAACCTGTTGATGGAGCCGT belongs to Acidobacteriota bacterium and includes:
- a CDS encoding PA domain-containing protein — protein: MKLNRWLAVLAALATTLLFTAPAFGGATVTVVGIDPPGVGLNDPTPATPIGGNPGVTLGEQRQIAYQFAANIWGATLESDVEIFVLASFTPLTCAPTSAVLGSAGTTFVFSDFAADARANTWYHSSLADKINGADLNPGFGDIISRFNSLIDDDPTCLGGRGWYYGLDNDAGNGVDFLNVILHEMSHGLGFSNFTNEATGAFFQGRDDIYSVFTRDNTADLTWVEMATDAERVASAINDGNVVWTGEEVNSRADRFLGNRPTVDAGALGTFGAQAAAFGPALTLGGTTGSVVLADDGVDPRTDACEAITNDLTGAIALIDRGGCGFTTKVANAEAAGAIGAIVANNVAGGPAPMGGADPGIGIPSVGITLDQGDLIKANLPGVTVTLGLDPNLLSGADDDGRVRLYAPTTVSLGSSISHWDTVASPNLLMEPFINADLEGAMTTDLTPFQLVDVGWSLMDADGDGVGDIEDACLPSDIGDTVVIGTCDSGVDNTIFANGCSIADELTACSDAASNPFQYLRCSLRFLIHLKLSREIDGREFAYLLRCVIRNLHNH